The Leishmania mexicana MHOM/GT/2001/U1103 complete genome, chromosome 17 genomic interval tgacggtggtggcgataGAGAAATGTGTCACGCCGTCATCTTTGGGCTtgggtgtatgtgcgtgcctCTACTCTCACTCTGGTGTCGCTGTGGCCCGTGTGCATCGTCAAGCGGCTCACAAGACTGTTGGCCCTGcatctctccttcctctGTCGCGGAGGAGCAAAAGGAAGGTGAGGCGCCCGGTCGAGGCGATGGAGCACAGAGTTACTGCACAGCCACAAAGTACAGAACCGGCGCGCTCACCACTGACCAGTGCTTGCTCCCTTTCTCTCACcgcactgccgcctccgtctcaTCTCTTCCACCCGTCCATCCCCTTTTGTGCATTTCGTCTACTCGCGTGCCGCCCACACAGAGCACCAACCCTCTTCTCATGATCGCGGCCTTTGCTAAGATGCGTGTTGCCcgtgcacagagagaggaacCGACGAGAGGGGGGCAGGGCGGGGGCAGAGCAAGCGCTGACACCCCCAAAACGTATGTATGTTGACCAACGACAACGAGAGCTTTCTCCTCTCGTCTTTGTCCCCCTTTTTCACGGTCTACTTCCCGCGTATCCCCTTTTCTGTCCTCCCTCGCCCATTCTTCCGCCTgctgtcgcagcggcagtgaccacactgcgcacgcacggatGGGATGATGCTGCCTACACGGCACAGGGTGAGCACTCACGGATATGCCGACAGGTGACAAGAGAAGCGGACGCACGTATCTGGCAGTCCAGAGCTTCCCTGCTGTGTGCAGGTCATGGCCCCTCTTCACCACTTTTCCGCTCTTCTCTTCCGACGCTCCTCGAATCACGGCATACACGTCTGCCTCCGGCCGTGGCACCGCGACGCAGCGACGCTACGCGCTGGTACGTCAGATCCGTTTGTTGCGAACTTCTTTGCTAGCTGCTCCCTTTCTCCAATCCCACTCCCCTcacacccactcacccacccacccacacacactgccCACTGTCcactgcagcgtcgctgcagtGCTTCCGCTTTCCGTCTCTTGCGAATTCGTCAATCATGGATGAGGGTCTGCCAATCGACGCGAGCGAGGCACAGCTCGAAGCCATCCGGAGAGAGGTGGCGCACTACCCGTTACTGTCgctctcgctgccgctcaaCAAGGAGTCGATGATTGTGAAGGAGATGGAGCACGACGACGCCTACCTTGCCCAAACATTGTCGCTCTTTGGGGCCTCGCCGGTGTCCACAAAGCAGTACGACTTCGACAGCATACGGTACTCGCGCCGCGATGGCAACTGCTTCtaccgctgcgccggcttTCGCCTGTGCGAGCTCATCGTCGAGCACCCGGAGAGGGCGGCGGAGtacgtggcgctgctcaaATCACGAGAGGAGAGCCTGTCCCGGTTGTTTGGCCTCTTCGTGTTCGATTTCACAGATGCCTTGGCGGAGATCCTGAGGGGCGTGACGGACAAGACGATCACTTCCGTTGCACAAGTCTACGATCGCTTCATCTCTGAAGACGGCGCCTACGTTCTGGCGGCGCTACGCTACTTGATCTCCGCTTACCTGCAAGAacacgaggaggagtacgAGCCTTTCGTCAGCGGACTTGGCTACGGCACGGTGCGCGACTACTGCAAcgccgaggtggagctggTGGATCACGAGAGCGACAATGTGCAGCTGGCCGCCTTTG includes:
- a CDS encoding otubain cysteine peptidase, Clan CA, family C65,putative produces the protein MDEGLPIDASEAQLEAIRREVAHYPLLSLSLPLNKESMIVKEMEHDDAYLAQTLSLFGASPVSTKQYDFDSIRYSRRDGNCFYRCAGFRLCELIVEHPERAAEYVALLKSREESLSRLFGLFVFDFTDALAEILRGVTDKTITSVAQVYDRFISEDGAYVLAALRYLISAYLQEHEEEYEPFVSGLGYGTVRDYCNAEVELVDHESDNVQLAAFAKAFNVCIKVYALDRNAGNNITEYSFNGEDNDTGDRLVVRLLYMPGHYNLLGRGPG